The Natronoarchaeum mannanilyticum genome includes the window GTCTTGACCGCACGCAGATCATCCCATCCCGGCCTCGCGGTCAGGTCGTCGAGGTTCTCGCGGGTCTGGGCGAGGTCGAACCCGCAGGGCGCCGCGATCAGCACGTCCGGGTCGTATTCGCGGATCTCGCCCCACTCGCGGGGCCGCGAGCGCGCGCCGGGATCGGCCAGCCCGTACTCGCCGCCCGCCCACTCGACCAGTTCGGGCACCCAGTGGCCCGCCACCATCACCGGGTCCATCCAGTCGAGGATCGCTACCGAGGGACGCTCTGCGTCCGGAACGCTGGCGGTGGCATCGCGCACGGCGTCGATGCGGGCTTCGAGGTCGTCTATCAACTCCGCGGCGCGCTGTTCGCGCCCGGTCGCCCGCCCGATCCGCTCGATATCCTCCAGCACGTCCCCGACGCTGTGGGGGTCGGTAGTGAGAATCTCGGGATCGGCGTCGATCCGGTCGACGGCCTCGGCGACGAGCACCGAGTCGACCGCGCAGACGTCGCAGATCCCCTGCGTGACGATCAGATCCGGGTCGGCACGGTCGAGCGCCTCGACGTCGATCTCGTAGACGCCGCCGTGGTCCCGCTCGGCGCGGACGACCTGCTCGTTGATCGCCTCGCTGCTCGCCCCGGCGTCGATCCGCGACCGGTTGATCGACGGCCGCTCGGCGGCCTCGGGCGGGACGTCGCACTCGTGGGAGACGCCGACCGGCTCGATCCCCAGCGCGTAGACGATCTCGGTCCCCGAGGGCAGCAGCGAGACGACGTTCATGGGTCGACTCTGGGACGGCGCGGTGTTAAAGCTGTGTTCGGCCGCTCGAAGGGGAACAACCGCAGTTGGTCACCACAAACGTCGTCGAAAGCCCCTACAGCCGCCGATCCAGGAAGTCAGCCAGGATCTCGAACAGCCGGATCTTCTGGTCGATATCCGACGAGGCGTGGCCCTCCTCGCCGAGTTCGACGTACTCGAAGTCGCCGTCCTCGCCCTCCGCGAACCCCAGGTCGAGCAGTTCATCCCGGAAGATACGGGCCTGCGAGACGGGGACGCGGCGGTCGTTGACGCCGTGGACCATCAGTAGCGGCGCCGAGAGGTTCTCGGCGTGGGTGACGGGACTACGATCGCGGTAGAGGTCGGGGTTCTCCTCGGACGTGCCGATGTTCTTCTCCAGCAGCTCCGTCCGGTAGTGGGGCATCGTGTTCTCGTACATGTCCTCCAGGTCGGTCAGGCCGATCCAGGCCACGCCGGCGTCGTACAGCTCGGGATACATCGTCATCTGGCAGTACGTCGAG containing:
- a CDS encoding cobalamin-binding protein; the protein is MNVVSLLPSGTEIVYALGIEPVGVSHECDVPPEAAERPSINRSRIDAGASSEAINEQVVRAERDHGGVYEIDVEALDRADPDLIVTQGICDVCAVDSVLVAEAVDRIDADPEILTTDPHSVGDVLEDIERIGRATGREQRAAELIDDLEARIDAVRDATASVPDAERPSVAILDWMDPVMVAGHWVPELVEWAGGEYGLADPGARSRPREWGEIREYDPDVLIAAPCGFDLAQTRENLDDLTARPGWDDLRAVKTDRAYAMDGHEFVNRPGPRLVDTLEHLAALLHPDRISASGAAADGRPDPSADVVTPLSGLAGRVSAEEE